In Carnobacterium sp. CP1, the following are encoded in one genomic region:
- a CDS encoding DNA replication initiation control protein YabA: MDKKTLYDSFTKLEQDTDATLHQISDLKREVEALVEENATLRIENQHLRDRLSDLEKQQRPNEEVVEPEMSKSRLNLEKLYEDGFHVCNVFYGSRRVNDEPCAFCLDVIYGDRR; encoded by the coding sequence ATGGATAAAAAAACTTTATATGATAGCTTTACGAAGTTAGAGCAAGATACAGATGCGACTTTGCATCAAATATCTGATTTGAAACGTGAAGTCGAAGCGCTCGTTGAAGAAAATGCCACTCTTCGAATTGAAAACCAGCATTTAAGAGATCGGTTAAGCGACCTTGAAAAGCAGCAGCGTCCAAACGAAGAAGTTGTGGAACCCGAAATGAGTAAGTCACGTTTGAACCTTGAGAAGTTATACGAAGATGGTTTCCATGTTTGTAACGTCTTTTATGGATCACGTCGGGTGAATGATGAACCCTGTGCATTCTGTTTAGATGTCATTTACGGGGATCGAAGATAA
- a CDS encoding NAD(P)H-quinone oxidoreductase: MKAVSIKQPGEAEQMEIQERDKPIPKVGELLVEVRTAALNRTDIVTRSNPNLSEPYPILGVEIAGVVVENRGNGEKYKTGTRVAGLVNQGGYAEYAILPANRAILLPESMSFEQGAAIPEVFLTAYQTLYWLGELKTAETVLIHAGASGVGTAAIQMAKHLTQARVIVTAGSAEKLAVCQTLGADKTINYKEENFAEEVLDYTDQAGVDVILDFIGASYWENNLKSIKKDGRWVLIGTLGGATVKEVDLSALLAKRVTLKGTLLTPRSDEYKAKLTQEFVKVVLPYFKRETIHPIIDTTFQLEEVVQAHQYMEDNKNIGKIILKVRA; the protein is encoded by the coding sequence ATGAAAGCAGTCAGCATCAAACAGCCTGGCGAAGCCGAGCAAATGGAGATTCAAGAACGCGATAAGCCGATTCCAAAAGTAGGCGAATTGTTAGTAGAAGTACGCACAGCAGCGCTGAACCGAACGGATATAGTAACGCGTTCGAATCCGAATCTATCTGAACCGTATCCCATTCTGGGTGTTGAAATTGCTGGTGTGGTCGTCGAAAATCGCGGAAATGGTGAAAAGTATAAGACTGGAACCAGAGTAGCCGGTTTAGTCAATCAGGGCGGTTATGCAGAATACGCCATTTTGCCAGCAAATCGAGCGATCCTTTTACCAGAGAGTATGAGTTTTGAACAAGGAGCCGCTATTCCAGAAGTTTTTTTAACGGCTTATCAAACCTTATATTGGTTGGGAGAGTTAAAAACAGCTGAAACGGTTTTGATCCATGCAGGTGCCAGCGGTGTAGGAACAGCCGCTATTCAAATGGCAAAACACCTTACGCAAGCTCGTGTTATCGTAACGGCCGGATCAGCAGAAAAATTAGCAGTTTGCCAAACATTAGGAGCAGACAAAACGATCAATTACAAAGAGGAAAACTTTGCTGAAGAAGTGCTTGATTACACAGATCAAGCCGGCGTCGATGTGATTCTCGATTTTATCGGAGCTTCTTATTGGGAAAACAATCTGAAAAGCATCAAAAAAGACGGCCGCTGGGTATTGATTGGAACACTTGGCGGTGCGACAGTCAAAGAAGTAGACTTGTCAGCATTATTAGCCAAGCGAGTGACCTTAAAAGGCACCTTGTTAACACCACGCAGCGATGAGTATAAAGCAAAACTGACACAAGAATTTGTCAAGGTTGTCTTGCCATACTTTAAACGGGAGACTATTCATCCAATTATTGATACTACTTTCCAATTGGAAGAGGTCGTACAAGCTCATCAGTATATGGAAGACAATAAAAACATTGGGAAAATCATTTTGAAAGTTCGAGCTTGA
- a CDS encoding 1,4-dihydroxy-2-naphthoate polyprenyltransferase has translation MNFKAIVKLAQLYSTTASIFPVLVGLLYSWYHYQELNILNSFVLFIAVVLFHAAVNTRDEYLDYEIASNKKDLSAQEMTIGKENLSMPAVKKVYSITGIISALLGIYLVTQTSMALLYMGLICFLIGILYTAGPRPISSTPFGEAFSGIAMGFGIYFITVFVNAFNVMALDGPTLGKIFLASLPTVIVVTNIMLANNICDLEEDIEDNRFTLPYYIGKPKSLVLFKWLYILAYVSLIVSVFIGVYPKMVLLALLSIPLEKKNTDKFLAVQVKSQTFMYAVQNSAIIPIFLIVTFGLGILLNF, from the coding sequence ATGAACTTTAAGGCAATCGTTAAGTTGGCACAATTGTATTCCACTACTGCCAGTATTTTTCCAGTTTTAGTCGGACTTTTATACAGTTGGTATCATTATCAAGAATTAAATATATTAAATTCGTTTGTTTTATTTATCGCAGTGGTTTTATTTCATGCGGCAGTTAATACTCGAGACGAATACTTAGACTATGAGATAGCCAGCAATAAAAAAGACCTAAGTGCACAAGAAATGACGATCGGTAAGGAAAATCTTTCTATGCCAGCGGTCAAAAAAGTTTACTCGATTACAGGAATCATCTCAGCTTTATTAGGAATCTACTTAGTGACTCAAACCAGTATGGCTTTGCTTTATATGGGACTTATTTGCTTTTTAATTGGAATTTTGTATACTGCTGGTCCACGTCCTATTTCAAGCACACCATTTGGAGAAGCTTTTTCAGGCATTGCTATGGGCTTTGGAATTTACTTTATTACCGTTTTTGTCAATGCTTTTAATGTTATGGCACTTGATGGTCCAACGCTGGGGAAAATTTTCTTAGCCTCTTTGCCAACCGTCATCGTTGTGACGAACATTATGTTAGCGAATAATATTTGCGATTTGGAAGAAGATATTGAAGACAATCGCTTTACCTTACCGTACTATATTGGAAAACCAAAATCGTTAGTTTTGTTCAAATGGCTTTATATTTTAGCATACGTTTCATTGATCGTTTCAGTTTTCATCGGTGTTTATCCAAAAATGGTTCTGTTAGCTTTGCTATCGATTCCATTAGAGAAAAAGAATACCGATAAGTTTTTGGCTGTTCAAGTGAAGTCTCAAACATTTATGTACGCTGTCCAAAATTCAGCCATTATCCCGATTTTTCTGATCGTTACATTTGGATTGGGAATTTTATTGAATTTTTAA
- a CDS encoding tRNA1(Val) (adenine(37)-N6)-methyltransferase, which translates to MDQWLQEDERIDYLLSHQLKIIQSPTVFSFSLDAVLLGDFAQVPRHDRATIVDLCAGNGVVGLLLSQKTKSPIIGIELQKRLAGMAERSIQLNGLENQLTMIHGNLNQATNWIKKDSVDVVTCNPPYFINKGTSVKNPNSHLAIARHELHTNLDEVMKETSGLLKMNGKAYFVHRPDRLIEILATMKKHRLAPKKMRLVYPKVGKEANTLLIEGIKDGKDTGFRVLPPLFVYGEDNRYLPEVSEMLYGKND; encoded by the coding sequence GTGGACCAATGGTTACAAGAAGACGAACGTATTGATTATTTATTAAGCCACCAATTAAAAATTATCCAGAGCCCGACCGTCTTTTCTTTTTCATTGGATGCAGTATTGCTAGGAGACTTTGCGCAAGTTCCCCGGCATGATCGGGCGACCATCGTGGATTTATGTGCGGGTAATGGGGTTGTAGGGTTGCTATTGAGCCAGAAGACGAAAAGCCCTATCATCGGTATCGAATTACAAAAACGACTGGCGGGAATGGCTGAGCGCAGCATCCAATTAAACGGTTTAGAAAACCAATTAACGATGATCCACGGCAACTTAAATCAAGCGACCAATTGGATCAAAAAAGATTCTGTCGATGTGGTGACGTGTAATCCGCCTTATTTTATCAATAAAGGTACCAGCGTTAAAAATCCTAATTCACATTTAGCGATCGCACGGCATGAATTGCATACGAATTTAGATGAAGTCATGAAAGAGACCAGCGGGTTGCTGAAAATGAACGGCAAAGCGTATTTCGTTCACCGTCCAGATCGGCTGATCGAAATTTTGGCCACGATGAAGAAGCACCGCTTGGCTCCTAAAAAAATGCGGTTGGTTTACCCAAAAGTCGGAAAAGAAGCGAACACGCTATTGATCGAAGGCATTAAAGATGGCAAAGACACCGGTTTTCGAGTCTTGCCGCCGCTTTTTGTCTATGGCGAGGATAACCGCTATTTGCCTGAAGTAAGTGAGATGCTCTATGGCAAAAACGATTAG
- a CDS encoding GIY-YIG nuclease family protein codes for MAKTISYFYVLYCRDGSFYGGYTTDLTRREQEHNEGVGAKYTRPAGRRPVKLIYAEAFNTRSEATKAEYAFKKQTRQKKERFLGTQGVQFPIDENQPRIVNSEQLSAEEEKENAESKEL; via the coding sequence ATGGCAAAAACGATTAGTTATTTTTATGTGCTGTATTGCCGTGACGGCAGTTTTTACGGTGGTTACACAACAGATTTGACCCGCCGAGAACAAGAACACAATGAGGGTGTTGGCGCAAAGTACACCAGACCAGCTGGACGCCGCCCAGTTAAACTGATTTATGCGGAAGCATTTAATACACGCAGCGAAGCCACTAAAGCAGAGTACGCCTTTAAAAAACAAACGCGCCAAAAAAAAGAGCGGTTTTTAGGGACACAAGGGGTTCAGTTCCCCATCGATGAAAACCAACCGCGTATCGTAAATAGCGAACAGTTATCAGCAGAGGAGGAGAAAGAAAATGCAGAGTCAAAAGAGCTTTGA
- the holB gene encoding DNA polymerase III subunit delta': MKIEEKLKWIQPIVFKQMQQTVKQNQLAHAYLFEGVSGTGKKDLALWLAASLFCQNPHDHLPCEECSTCVRVLQHQHPDVIEIAPDGLSIKVEQVRDLKAEFSKSGVEGKQKVFIVEDVEKMTIGAANSLLKFLEEPDGKVVAFLLTTAKQRLLPTILSRCQLIHFQPLSKKRLLAELEKKELPVSQASLLVHLTNSLETAIEMSQDEWFNEARKIIWKWFVLVSKKEQQGFVFVQTDIMPHFKDREHYLLVVDLLLLAYRDALMLNYEAVDILAYPQHQEILKETAGRFNGAHLTEALETILLSRKKLESNVNAQGVFEQLSLLLI; this comes from the coding sequence ATGAAAATAGAAGAGAAATTAAAATGGATTCAACCAATCGTTTTTAAACAAATGCAGCAAACAGTTAAACAAAACCAATTGGCTCACGCGTATCTTTTTGAAGGAGTGTCCGGAACGGGCAAAAAAGATTTGGCTCTGTGGTTAGCAGCGTCGCTTTTTTGTCAGAATCCGCATGACCATCTGCCTTGTGAAGAGTGTTCCACTTGTGTACGGGTTTTACAACACCAGCACCCCGATGTGATTGAAATCGCACCGGATGGACTTTCCATCAAAGTAGAACAAGTTCGTGATTTAAAAGCTGAATTCTCAAAAAGCGGTGTGGAAGGAAAGCAAAAAGTCTTTATTGTAGAAGACGTTGAGAAAATGACGATCGGAGCAGCAAACAGCCTCTTAAAATTCTTGGAAGAGCCTGATGGAAAAGTCGTGGCTTTTTTATTAACAACCGCCAAACAACGCCTCCTGCCGACGATTTTGTCGCGGTGTCAGCTGATTCACTTCCAACCCCTTTCTAAAAAGCGCTTATTAGCAGAATTAGAAAAAAAAGAACTGCCGGTGAGCCAAGCTTCGCTTTTAGTTCATCTTACGAATAGTTTAGAAACAGCAATCGAAATGAGTCAAGATGAGTGGTTTAATGAAGCGAGAAAAATCATTTGGAAATGGTTTGTTCTGGTTTCGAAAAAAGAACAACAAGGTTTTGTGTTCGTACAGACAGATATCATGCCTCATTTTAAAGACCGAGAGCACTATTTGTTGGTGGTTGATTTGCTATTGCTGGCTTATCGTGATGCACTGATGCTTAATTATGAAGCAGTTGACATTTTGGCTTACCCGCAACATCAAGAAATTTTAAAAGAGACAGCTGGTCGTTTTAATGGAGCACATTTAACGGAAGCATTGGAAACTATTTTACTGAGCAGAAAAAAATTAGAAAGCAACGTCAATGCACAAGGTGTTTTTGAACAGCTGTCTTTATTGCTGATATAA